From Nitrospinota bacterium, one genomic window encodes:
- a CDS encoding ribonuclease Z — protein sequence MELRILGSGTSTPAVERGCAGYLLRLNGKTFLVDAGPGTLRALAKNNTSLADITDIFITHTHVDHCGDLPALLFGMKYGLAAPRNDLTLYGPEGFSAFMEKLSDAYGDQLRPKDWALHTRDHATAEIMIGSVKVSTIPVEHPIAAIGYRFDGGNGKALACSGDTAPCSNIIKLAMHCEALLMECSRPDESPIAGHATTSEAAAVAKKAEVKTLILTHIYPENDTSDLEQRAARFFDGIVIAARDGMRIVI from the coding sequence ATGGAGCTACGGATTCTTGGTTCCGGCACATCAACGCCCGCGGTGGAGCGCGGCTGCGCCGGATACCTGCTGCGGCTCAACGGCAAAACCTTTCTGGTGGACGCCGGTCCCGGCACGTTGCGCGCGCTGGCGAAAAACAACACCAGCCTCGCCGACATCACCGACATCTTCATCACCCACACGCACGTTGACCACTGCGGCGATCTTCCGGCGCTCCTCTTCGGCATGAAATACGGCCTCGCCGCCCCGCGGAACGATCTCACGCTGTACGGCCCGGAGGGTTTTTCAGCTTTTATGGAAAAGCTCTCGGACGCGTATGGCGACCAGTTGCGGCCGAAGGATTGGGCGCTCCATACGCGCGATCACGCCACCGCCGAGATCATGATCGGCTCGGTGAAGGTGAGCACCATACCGGTGGAGCACCCCATCGCCGCCATCGGCTACCGCTTCGACGGCGGCAACGGCAAAGCGCTCGCCTGCTCCGGCGATACCGCTCCGTGCAGCAATATCATCAAGCTGGCGATGCACTGCGAAGCGCTGCTGATGGAATGTTCGCGCCCGGATGAAAGCCCCATCGCGGGGCACGCCACCACCAGCGAGGCGGCGGCGGTTGCGAAAAAAGCGGAAGTGAAAACGCTCATCCTCACGCACATCTATCCTGAAAACGACACGTCCGACCTGGAACAGCGCGCCGCCCGCTTCTTCGACGGCATCGTCATCGCCGCCCGCGACGGCATGCGCATCGTTATCTAA
- a CDS encoding TlpA family protein disulfide reductase, whose protein sequence is MKKLFIILLLCAVLPAYSCKKEEMKPAPAAKPLPAPPFTLANLAGKQVSLAEYKGKPLLINIWATWCAPCIAELPELQNVQNARKDAGLTVLEINYKEPRDPVAAFIKKNGYTLEVLLDEKGDVGRDYQMFGLPTSYFVDRAGVIQHTYMGDMTKEIINDGLKKISVEPY, encoded by the coding sequence ATGAAAAAACTGTTTATCATCCTCCTTCTGTGCGCGGTTCTGCCGGCTTACTCATGCAAAAAAGAGGAAATGAAACCCGCGCCCGCGGCGAAACCGCTGCCCGCCCCGCCGTTCACGCTTGCCAACCTCGCGGGCAAGCAGGTATCGCTGGCGGAATACAAAGGAAAACCGCTCCTTATCAACATCTGGGCAACATGGTGCGCCCCCTGTATCGCCGAACTGCCCGAACTGCAAAACGTCCAGAATGCCCGCAAGGATGCCGGTCTTACAGTGCTGGAGATCAACTACAAAGAGCCGCGCGACCCCGTCGCCGCCTTCATAAAGAAGAACGGCTATACGCTTGAAGTGCTCCTCGACGAAAAAGGGGACGTTGGCAGGGATTACCAGATGTTCGGCCTCCCCACTTCATACTTCGTCGACCGGGCCGGGGTTATCCAGCACACTTACATGGGCGATATGACGAAAGAGATCATCAACGACGGCCTGAAAAAAATCTCCGTCGAACCGTATTAA
- a CDS encoding SUMF1/EgtB/PvdO family nonheme iron enzyme: MKATALFLAPLLLACLPITAMGAEPAVRALIPKGAVILGTDMESLKKLIAGKDAKPEWYADETPSKKTETGTFEIDIHEVTNARFKEFYKEHSFPPNLANHPVVNVTWKEANDYCRGTGGRLPTEAEWVRAARGNTANVYPWGNEFNPQNTVYMDSAGGGKMKAGSYAVESSGENELGGTWPAGSIEAGKSPFGVYDMAGNAWEWVDGWYDEGKKLRMLKGGSWLSPWQSLRISARLGDGGERKFNDYGFRCVYNPKQ, encoded by the coding sequence ATGAAGGCGACGGCATTATTCCTCGCGCCCCTGCTGTTGGCCTGTCTGCCCATAACGGCAATGGGCGCCGAGCCGGCCGTACGCGCGCTTATCCCCAAGGGGGCGGTGATACTTGGCACCGATATGGAGTCCCTCAAGAAGCTGATTGCCGGCAAAGATGCCAAACCGGAGTGGTACGCGGACGAAACCCCCTCCAAGAAGACCGAGACCGGGACATTTGAAATAGACATTCATGAAGTCACCAACGCGCGGTTCAAGGAGTTTTACAAGGAACACTCCTTCCCCCCCAACCTGGCGAACCACCCCGTGGTCAACGTTACCTGGAAAGAAGCCAACGACTACTGCCGCGGCACCGGCGGAAGACTGCCGACCGAAGCGGAGTGGGTGCGCGCCGCGCGCGGCAATACCGCGAATGTCTATCCGTGGGGCAACGAGTTTAACCCCCAAAATACGGTCTACATGGATTCGGCGGGAGGCGGCAAAATGAAAGCCGGGTCGTATGCGGTTGAATCATCCGGTGAGAACGAGCTTGGCGGCACTTGGCCCGCCGGTTCCATCGAGGCGGGCAAAAGCCCCTTCGGCGTGTACGACATGGCGGGTAACGCATGGGAATGGGTGGACGGCTGGTACGATGAAGGAAAAAAACTGAGAATGCTTAAGGGCGGGTCTTGGCTCAGCCCGTGGCAAAGCCTCCGCATATCCGCCCGTCTCGGTGACGGCGGCGAACGAAAATTCAACGACTATGGATTCCGTTGCGTTTATAATCCCAAACAATGA
- a CDS encoding cytochrome c-type biogenesis protein CcmH — MKAVLFGISLLLTLTYMSGKYIFLTSASDQTVTGISHWLACPCECPMVLEDCHMSCGLSWKNLIGEKLKAGLGKEEIVSYFYKRFGKESLLTPAQRVAGKWYQVSRGGYPVGEMALFGVIVMVWTALLYLILLTGYEKIMSMGKQ; from the coding sequence GTGAAGGCGGTTTTATTCGGCATTTCGCTGCTCCTGACGCTCACCTACATGAGCGGAAAATACATTTTCCTCACGTCCGCGTCCGATCAAACCGTGACGGGCATTTCACACTGGCTCGCCTGCCCGTGCGAATGCCCGATGGTGCTGGAGGATTGCCACATGAGCTGCGGCCTTTCATGGAAGAATCTCATCGGCGAAAAACTGAAGGCCGGCCTGGGCAAAGAAGAAATCGTCTCATATTTCTACAAGCGCTTCGGCAAGGAATCCCTTTTGACCCCGGCGCAGCGCGTGGCGGGAAAATGGTACCAGGTGTCGCGCGGCGGTTATCCGGTCGGGGAAATGGCGCTGTTCGGCGTGATTGTGATGGTATGGACGGCGCTTCTCTACCTCATCCTTTTGACCGGCTATGAAAAAATCATGTCGATGGGAAAACAATGA